A region of Arvicanthis niloticus isolate mArvNil1 chromosome 18, mArvNil1.pat.X, whole genome shotgun sequence DNA encodes the following proteins:
- the LOC117723536 gene encoding large ribosomal subunit protein eL39-like: MSSHKTFRIKRFLAKEQKQNHLIPQWIWMKTGNGIRSNSKIRHQSRMKPGL, encoded by the coding sequence ATGTCTTCTCACAAGACATTCAGAATCAAGAGATTCCTGGCCAaggaacaaaagcaaaatcatcTTATTCCTCAGTGGATTTGGATGAAAACTGGTAATGGAATCAGGAGCAACTCTAAGATAAGACATCAGAGTAGAATGAAGCCGGGTCTGTAA